From Halobacillus sp. Marseille-Q1614, the proteins below share one genomic window:
- the flgB gene encoding flagellar basal body rod protein FlgB has protein sequence MCEKNKVISANITNVDTIGYKAKQVTFKNVLSGELNSLEAKRTHPKHFTFENSSSPVIQTTSRQGTIYNHNGNNVDIDKELNELAKNQIQYQALVERLSGKFNSLKEVVRGGN, from the coding sequence ATCTGCGAAAAAAACAAGGTCATCTCCGCCAACATTACTAACGTAGATACCATCGGGTATAAAGCAAAACAAGTGACCTTTAAAAATGTATTAAGTGGAGAACTCAACAGCCTGGAAGCAAAAAGAACCCATCCGAAACATTTCACCTTCGAAAATAGCTCCTCCCCCGTGATTCAAACTACTTCACGACAAGGGACCATTTACAATCACAACGGAAATAATGTGGACATTGATAAGGAATTGAATGAATTAGCTAAAAACCAGATCCAGTATCAGGCATTAGTCGAGCGGCTGAGCGGGAAGTTTAACAGTTTAAAAGAAGTGGTTAGGGGAGGAAACTAG
- a CDS encoding sigma-70 family RNA polymerase sigma factor, which produces MSRVGVKEVIKDSLFANVLSMEEKAKDKEHKEGIGYSIPDREAESPYEHVVKKENINELADHIKRLNEKEQLVVGLFYNEELTLTEIGGVLELTTSRISQIHSNAIFKLRKSLLEVIGGPVSGFNK; this is translated from the coding sequence ATGAGCCGTGTTGGAGTAAAAGAAGTCATTAAAGATTCGTTATTTGCTAATGTCTTATCTATGGAAGAAAAAGCGAAGGACAAAGAACATAAGGAAGGCATTGGTTATTCGATCCCGGACCGGGAGGCAGAAAGCCCGTATGAGCATGTTGTGAAAAAGGAAAATATCAACGAGCTGGCCGATCATATAAAAAGGCTGAATGAAAAGGAACAGTTGGTCGTCGGCTTATTTTACAATGAAGAGCTGACTTTAACAGAAATAGGGGGAGTTTTGGAATTGACGACTTCAAGGATTTCACAGATTCACTCGAATGCTATTTTTAAGCTTCGAAAGTCATTATTAGAAGTCATTGGGGGTCCTGTAAGCGGCTTTAATAAATGA
- the rpsB gene encoding 30S ribosomal protein S2 yields the protein MSVISMKQLLEAGVHFGHQTRRWNPKMKKYIFTERNGIYIIDLQKTVKKVDEAFNYVRQVAEEGGNILFVGTKKQAQDTVREEATRCGMFYINQRWLGGTLTNFQTIRKRINRLKDIERMEEDGTFDVLPKKEVVDLLKEKDRLVKFLGGIKEMTSIPDAMFVIDPRKERIAIAEAHKLNIPVVGIVDTNCDPDEIDYVIPANDDAIRAVKLLTAKMADAVLEAKQGEENEVAEEAEAETETEAVEE from the coding sequence ATGTCTGTAATTTCTATGAAACAGCTGCTAGAAGCTGGTGTGCATTTCGGACACCAAACTCGCCGCTGGAACCCGAAGATGAAAAAATATATCTTCACAGAGCGTAACGGTATTTACATCATCGACCTTCAAAAAACTGTGAAAAAGGTTGATGAAGCTTTCAACTATGTACGTCAGGTTGCTGAGGAAGGCGGAAACATCCTTTTCGTCGGTACTAAGAAGCAAGCACAAGACACTGTACGTGAAGAGGCTACACGCTGTGGCATGTTCTACATCAATCAGCGCTGGTTAGGTGGTACTCTTACAAACTTCCAAACGATCCGCAAGCGTATCAACCGCTTAAAAGATATAGAGCGTATGGAAGAAGACGGTACTTTCGACGTACTTCCTAAGAAAGAAGTAGTAGACTTACTAAAAGAAAAAGATCGCCTGGTTAAGTTCCTTGGCGGTATTAAAGAAATGACTTCTATTCCTGATGCGATGTTCGTCATTGACCCTCGTAAAGAGCGCATCGCGATTGCCGAAGCTCATAAATTAAATATTCCAGTAGTTGGAATTGTCGATACAAACTGTGACCCAGATGAAATCGATTATGTAATCCCAGCTAACGATGATGCGATTCGTGCGGTTAAACTGCTTACAGCTAAAATGGCTGACGCTGTTCTTGAAGCTAAACAAGGTGAAGAGAACGAAGTAGCTGAAGAAGCTGAAGCTGAGACAGAAACAGAAGCCGTAGAAGAGTAA
- the pyrH gene encoding UMP kinase has protein sequence MTTARYRRIVLKLSGEALSGENGFGIEPRVIQSITRQVKEVAELGVEVAVVVGGGNIWRGKVGSEMGMDRANADYMGMLATVMNSLALQDSLENIGIPTRVQTSIEMRQVAEPYIRRKAIRHLEKKRVVIFAAGTGNPYFSTDTTAALRAAEIEADVILMAKNNVDGVYTDDPKVNVDAKKYDQVSYLEVLNEGLGVMDSTASSLCMDNDIDLLVFSITEEGNIKKAVMGENIGTIVRGK, from the coding sequence ATGACTACAGCACGCTATCGACGAATCGTATTAAAATTGAGTGGGGAAGCTTTAAGCGGTGAAAATGGATTTGGAATTGAACCACGTGTTATCCAGTCGATCACTCGTCAGGTGAAAGAAGTAGCCGAATTAGGCGTAGAAGTAGCTGTCGTAGTAGGCGGCGGCAATATCTGGAGAGGTAAAGTAGGCAGTGAGATGGGGATGGACCGGGCCAATGCCGACTATATGGGCATGCTCGCGACGGTCATGAACTCATTGGCACTGCAGGACAGCTTAGAAAATATCGGAATTCCAACTCGTGTACAGACTTCAATTGAAATGAGACAGGTGGCCGAACCTTACATCAGAAGAAAAGCGATTCGCCACTTAGAGAAAAAGCGTGTCGTTATTTTTGCTGCCGGCACAGGAAACCCTTATTTTTCAACAGATACGACAGCTGCCCTTCGTGCGGCTGAAATCGAAGCTGACGTTATTTTAATGGCTAAAAATAACGTGGATGGCGTATACACAGATGATCCAAAGGTGAATGTGGATGCGAAGAAATACGATCAAGTCTCTTATCTGGAAGTACTTAACGAAGGTCTTGGCGTTATGGATTCCACAGCTTCTTCCTTATGTATGGACAATGATATAGATTTACTGGTATTCTCTATTACAGAAGAAGGTAATATTAAAAAAGCTGTAATGGGCGAAAATATTGGAACAATTGTAAGGGGGAAATAA
- the frr gene encoding ribosome recycling factor produces MSDAVINETKQQMEQAVQAFTRQLATVRAGRANPSLLDNVYVDYYGAATPLNQLAQVSAPEPRLLVITPYDKSAIAEVEKAIQKADLGLSPSSDGNIVRINIPALTEERRKDLVKVVGKYAEEAKVQVRNIRRDSNDQLKKLQKDGELTEDDLRSFQDDVQKVTDENIAEIDKLAKAKEAEMLEV; encoded by the coding sequence ATGTCCGATGCTGTTATTAACGAAACTAAACAACAAATGGAGCAGGCGGTGCAAGCTTTTACTCGCCAGTTGGCAACAGTAAGAGCCGGCCGCGCAAATCCATCTCTGCTGGACAATGTCTATGTAGATTATTATGGAGCCGCAACTCCACTAAACCAGTTAGCGCAAGTTTCTGCGCCTGAACCTCGCTTGTTAGTTATTACACCTTATGATAAATCAGCTATTGCTGAAGTCGAAAAAGCGATCCAAAAAGCCGATCTGGGACTTTCACCATCAAGTGATGGAAATATCGTAAGAATCAACATCCCGGCATTAACAGAAGAACGCCGTAAAGACCTCGTTAAAGTTGTTGGTAAATATGCGGAAGAAGCTAAAGTTCAAGTTAGAAATATCCGCCGTGATTCTAATGACCAACTGAAAAAGCTCCAGAAAGATGGAGAGCTCACTGAAGATGATCTTCGTTCTTTCCAGGATGATGTTCAAAAAGTAACCGATGAAAACATCGCGGAAATCGATAAGCTTGCCAAAGCTAAAGAAGCGGAAATGTTGGAAGTATAA
- the tsf gene encoding translation elongation factor Ts — MAINAKMVKELREKTGAGMMDCKKALTETDGDMEKAMDWLREKGISKAQKKADRIAAEGSAYIAVEGNTAALLEVNCETDFVTKNDQFQTLLKEIGKHLIEQKTATVEEALDQELQGEGRKLNDYITDVVAKIGEKISLRRFVIKEKTDNDAFGAYTHMGGRIGVLTVLEGSTDEAVAKDVAMHVAAVNPRYVSQDEIPEEEVNAERETLKTQALNEGKPENIVEKMVEGRLNKFFQEICLLEQDFVKDPDQKVKKYVASAGGEIKGFVRFEVGEGMQKREENFADEVMSQVKK; from the coding sequence ATGGCTATTAATGCAAAGATGGTAAAAGAACTTCGTGAAAAAACCGGCGCAGGTATGATGGATTGTAAAAAAGCGCTGACTGAAACTGACGGTGACATGGAAAAAGCAATGGACTGGCTTCGTGAAAAAGGTATTTCCAAAGCACAGAAGAAAGCAGACCGTATTGCTGCTGAAGGATCTGCTTACATCGCGGTAGAAGGAAATACTGCTGCTTTACTTGAAGTAAACTGTGAAACAGACTTCGTAACGAAAAATGATCAGTTCCAGACTCTTCTTAAAGAAATCGGTAAGCACCTTATCGAACAGAAGACTGCTACTGTTGAAGAAGCACTAGACCAGGAGCTTCAAGGAGAAGGCCGTAAGCTTAACGACTACATCACTGATGTCGTTGCTAAAATCGGTGAGAAAATTTCTCTTCGCCGTTTTGTTATTAAAGAGAAAACAGATAACGATGCTTTCGGTGCATACACTCACATGGGTGGACGTATTGGTGTACTTACAGTTCTTGAAGGTTCTACTGATGAAGCCGTAGCTAAAGATGTAGCTATGCACGTTGCAGCTGTAAACCCTCGTTATGTCTCTCAAGATGAAATTCCTGAAGAAGAAGTTAACGCTGAGCGCGAAACTCTTAAGACTCAAGCTCTTAACGAAGGCAAGCCGGAAAACATTGTAGAAAAAATGGTAGAAGGCCGCCTAAATAAATTCTTCCAGGAAATCTGCCTGCTTGAACAGGACTTCGTTAAAGATCCAGATCAGAAAGTGAAGAAATATGTAGCTTCTGCTGGAGGCGAAATCAAAGGCTTTGTACGCTTTGAAGTTGGCGAAGGAATGCAAAAACGTGAAGAAAACTTTGCTGATGAAGTAATGAGCCAAGTTAAAAAATAA
- the codY gene encoding GTP-sensing pleiotropic transcriptional regulator CodY: MELLNRARRINAMLQKTTGKSVDFNDMSATLRDVIGANTFVLSRRGKLLGFAIKQEIENERMKAMLSERQFPQEYTQNLFNIQETTPNLDIESEYTAFPVENKELFEEGLTTIVPIIGGGQRLGTLILSRLNESFNEDDLLLAEYGATVVGMEILHEKTEEIEQEARSKAVVQMAISSLSYSELEAIEHIFEELEGNEGLLVASKIADRVGITRSVIVNALRKLESAGVIESRSLGMKGTYIKVLNNNFLVELQKLRSN; this comes from the coding sequence ATGGAATTATTAAATCGTGCAAGAAGAATTAACGCTATGCTTCAGAAAACAACAGGAAAGTCGGTGGACTTTAACGACATGTCCGCGACATTACGCGATGTCATCGGTGCGAACACTTTCGTACTCAGCCGCCGGGGAAAGCTTTTAGGTTTTGCCATCAAACAGGAGATTGAAAATGAAAGAATGAAAGCAATGCTTTCTGAACGCCAGTTTCCACAGGAGTATACCCAGAACTTATTTAACATCCAAGAGACGACTCCAAACCTGGATATTGAAAGTGAGTATACAGCATTCCCTGTAGAAAACAAAGAGCTTTTTGAGGAAGGCTTAACGACGATCGTTCCGATTATCGGCGGAGGGCAGCGTTTAGGGACTCTTATCCTAAGCAGACTAAATGAAAGCTTTAACGAGGATGATTTACTGCTTGCTGAATACGGGGCCACTGTAGTAGGTATGGAAATCCTTCATGAGAAAACGGAAGAGATTGAGCAGGAAGCCCGCAGTAAAGCTGTTGTACAAATGGCGATCAGCTCACTGTCTTATAGTGAATTAGAAGCTATTGAGCATATCTTCGAAGAGCTTGAAGGAAACGAAGGCCTGCTTGTAGCAAGTAAAATTGCAGACCGTGTAGGAATCACGAGATCTGTTATTGTAAATGCGCTCCGTAAGCTTGAAAGTGCAGGAGTTATTGAATCCAGATCACTTGGTATGAAAGGAACATACATTAAAGTACTAAATAATAACTTCTTAGTTGAGCTTCAAAAGCTACGTTCGAACTAA
- the flgC gene encoding flagellar basal body rod protein FlgC, with product MSIFHSMNVSASGMTAQRLRMDVATSNMANANTTRAVLNEKGEWQQPYRRKMVDLQPQEPEFRAIFQQALQTYRASGVKAVEIVDDETPFKQVFNPNHPDANEAEYVQMPNVDPLEETIDMMSATRSYEANITSLNASKGMLMKALEIGKQ from the coding sequence ATGAGTATCTTTCATTCAATGAATGTTAGTGCGAGTGGAATGACAGCGCAAAGGCTGAGGATGGATGTCGCGACTTCTAATATGGCCAATGCCAATACGACGAGAGCTGTTTTGAATGAAAAAGGAGAGTGGCAGCAGCCTTATCGCAGGAAAATGGTGGACCTTCAGCCGCAGGAGCCGGAGTTTCGTGCAATTTTCCAACAAGCTTTACAGACATATAGAGCAAGCGGTGTAAAAGCTGTGGAAATCGTCGATGATGAAACACCTTTTAAGCAAGTGTTTAATCCGAATCACCCGGACGCCAATGAAGCTGAGTATGTTCAAATGCCAAACGTTGACCCGTTGGAAGAAACGATCGATATGATGAGTGCGACAAGATCTTATGAAGCCAACATTACGTCATTAAATGCGTCTAAAGGAATGCTTATGAAAGCACTGGAAATCGGAAAACAATAA